Genomic DNA from Thermobifida alba:
GCTCGGTCGAGGAGCTGTCGCTGGGCGGCATGGACCTGACCCTGCGCGACTCCGAGGTCACCGACACCTGCACCGCGCTGGTGTGGGGCGAGGAGCTCGCCCAGACCCTGTCCACCGGCGCGTGCACCTCCGCGGCCCGCGGCGTCTACCAGGACGGCAACGGCGAGTACGTGGCGCAGTTCACCCTGTTCGACCTGGCCGACGCCGAGGCCGCGAGCGCCACCCTGCGCAGCCTCGACTCCCCGCAGAGCCCCGGCTTCGTCCTGCCCATGCTGGAGGACGTCGAAGGACTGCACACCGGCTACAGCCAGGCCACCGCCCAGGCCATGGGCCACTACGTCGCGGTGTTCTGGGTCGCCCGGGCCGACGGCGCCGAACCCTCCGGCGACGACTCCATGGCCACCCTCAACGTGGCCGCGATGGACGCCGCCCTCGTCGTCTACGAGCAGGTCCGCGACGCCAAGGAGGGGGAGAAGGACTGACCTCCGGCGGGTCGCCGAAGAGTCCTCTATCCTTCCCTACAGCCCTCCCGAAACCATCCGCTCATCGAAGAGGTCACAGGTGTCATCTACCGAGTCGCCCGTGTCCGGCGCCCCCGGCCGACGCAGGAAACCCCCCGCGAGCACCCCCCAGGAGCGTTCCGGGCGGAGCCGGGGGACCCGACGCCGCAGAGGCGGGCGACGCGCCACCAGACGCTTCCCCCTGGTGCCGGTCCTCGTCGGTGTGCTGGTCGTCGCGGTGATCGCGCTGGCCGTGGTCGTGGTCATGAGGTTCACCGGCCCCGGCACCCCGGAGACCGTCCAGGCCATGCCCTCCCGCTACCAGGTCTACGAGGCGGGACAGGCCAACGAACTCCTCGCCGACCGCGACGACGACCCGCGCCCCTTCACCGAGCACGACTTCTTCTCCGAGGGCGACACCGACATCAGCTCCCGGGAGCTGACCTTCGCCCTCCAGGCCCAGGACATCAGCGAGAACTGCACCGAGGCGGTGTGGGGCCCCAGAGCCCTGGCCGCGGTGGAGAGCGCCGACTGCTCGCAGGTGGTGCGCGCCGGCTACGTCTCCGACGAGCACATCGGCGTGGCCGCGGTCTTCAAGCTCCGCGACGTCGAGGCCGCACGGACCCTCGCCGAGGGACTGGCCCCCGCCGAGGAGGACGCGGCCGAGAAGGCTGAGGGCGGCTTCCTGGTCCCGCCCACCTCGCAGGAGCCCTTCAACCTCCTCGGCTCCGGCTACAGCTCGGCCGAGGCCACCGTCAACGGCCACTACCTGGTCGTGCTGTGGGTGCAGTCCAAGGACTCCGCCTCCGCCGAGGAGATCGAGGTCCTGCAGCAGCCGCTGGTCACGCTGAGCCGCTTCGACATGCCGATCTACCAGCGGATCAACGAACGCAAGAACTTCCTGGAGGCCCACGGCGAGGACACCGGCGCCGAGGACGCCGGCGCCGAAGACACCGGGACGGGGGAGACCGGGGCCGGGGACGCCGGGACGGGGGAGACCGGAACGGGCGTCGAAGGCACGGAACTCCCGCAGGGAACCGGGTGACCCCGGCCCCATGAGCGACGACACCGCCGCACCGCACGCCCTGCTCGCCGGGCAGGGCGTGCACGCCGTCCGCGGCCACCTCGTCCTGGGCGCCCTCGCCGACGGACGGTGGTGGACCACCCGCGACCTCGTGCGCGCCACCGCCGTGGCCCACCGGGTGGTCGCCGAAACCCTCGCCGCGGTCGAGGCCGAACTGGACCGCGACGGCGACCGCGTCCGCCTGCGCGACCCCGCCCGCTACGCGTCCCTCGCCGCCCGCCCCGGCCTCGCCGACCCGGTCGGCCACCTGGTCGACGCCCACCCCGAGGCCGAGGCCGAACTCCGCCGGCTCGTCGCCGAGGCGCCCGCGCCCCGAGCGGACCTGGACCACGTGTCCGCCACTGCCCGCACCGCGCTGCGCCGCGCCCTGTTCCTCACCACCCGCTTCACCACCCACCGCGCCCGCCTGCTGTGTGTCGGCGACCACGACCTCACCTCCCTGGCCCTGACCCTGGTGGACCCCGACGCCGAGGCGACCGTGGTGGACATCGACGAGCGCATGCTCGACTACATCGACACCGCCGCGGCCCGGCTCGGCCGGAAGGTCCGCTGCTACTTCGCCGACCTGCGGTTCGGCCTGCCCCCGGCGGTACGCGGCAGCGCCGACCTGGTCTTCACCGACCCGCCCTACACCCCCGAGGGCGTGGAACTGTTCGTCCGCCGCGGCCTGGAGGGCAGCGCCGACCCCCGGACCACGCGCGTGCTCCTCGCCTACGGCGCCAGCGAGACCACCCCGGCCCTCGCCGCCCGCGTCCAGCGGCGCCTCACCCGCCTCCACCTCGCCATCGAGGCCCTCTGGCCGGACTTCAACCGCTACCTGGGAGCCGAAGCCATCGGCGCGGCCAGCGACCTGTACGTCCTGCGCGCCACCGCCCGCACCCCCCTGGGCCGCGCGGAGGAGACGACCGCGCGCATCTACAGCCAGGGAGCCCACGCACGCGAGTCCGCCGCGACCCTCACCGCCGAGACCGCCCGGCGGGTCTGGGCCGACACACCCCCCGAGGCCTGTGTCGGCGACTGGCCGGGCACACTCCCCGCGGAGGTGCGCCGCGTCCCCCTGGACACCTGGCTGTCCACACCGGCCCCCGCCCGCAGCGCCGCCGTGAACCTCACCGGCGGAGCCGAAGCGCTCACCGAACGTGTGATCCTCGCCTCACCAGCCAGTGATCTGCGCGTCGTGGTGGACTCCCACGCCCCCCAGGTCCGCGACGCCGCCGGACAGGAGGCGCTGCGCCGCGTCGTCGGCTCCCGCCGCCCCCTGCGGTTCCTGCGCGGCCTCCCGGACGCGCGGCACACCGTCATCCAGGTGGGCGCGGCGGCCCGGCCCCCGGACGAAACCGCCGACCCCGCCGCCTGGCTCGCCCACCGCCTGCGGCACCGCGCCCACGGATCGGTGGCCTCCGTGCTGCGTGAGAGCCTCGTCCAGCTCGCGGCCCGCACCGGACGCCCCGTCAACAAGAAGTGGGCCCGCACCCACGTCGCCGCGGCACTGCCGTGGCTGGCCGGACACACCCTGCTGGACCTGCCGCTGCACCGCTTCGCCGCACTCGACGACGCACTGCGCCGGCTCGCCGCGGCACTGCCGCCGCCCACCGGGGACACCGGCCCCGGAGCACACCAACCGGGGCCGCCCCGCAGCCACCGGCCCCCCGGCAGGTAAGCTTGCCCCGCTCGTCGGCGAACCTCTCCCCGCGAGGTTTCACCACACCGTCCGCGGGATACGTAACCGCACGCCGCACCACCCCGTGCGGCACCGCGGCCACCGCCACCGCGGGCGGGAAAAGCCCGCCTCGGCGGGGCGTGGTCTAGACCACGAGTTACAGTGAAGACCGGACCACCGAACCGGGTGGGCCACCGGCGGGTGGCACACTGTCCAGGCGAGTACCGACGGTCACGATGGCGTGTCCCGCGGACCGATCGACCAGATCCGCGTACACCAGGTGCGGGCAGTGCGGCACACGCCGGACGCAGCAGGGCCAACGTCGTCCCTCTGCGCTTTTGCACGAAGCACAGAGAAGACGACAGGAGGGGCCGATGCCCGCTGGCCGACCACGGCGTCCGACGACCCGACCGAACACCACGACCACCCGGGGCCTGTACGACAGCTCCTACGAACACGACTCCTGCGGTGTCGGCTTCGTCGCCGACCTCTCCGGACGCCGCAGCCACACCATCGTCGAGAAGGCGCTGACCGTCCTGCGCAACCTCGACCACCGCGGCGCCTCCGGCGCCGACCCCGACGACGGCGACGGTGTGGGGATCCTCACCCAGATCCCCCACGAGCTCTACCGCGAGACCTGCGGCTTCGCGCTTCCCGAGGCGGGCGCCTACGCCGTGGGCACCGCGTTCCTGCCGACCGGGGAGGCCGAGCGCGCCGCGGCCGTCGCCGCCGTCAACCGCATCGCCGAGGAGGAGGACCTCACCGTCCTCGGCTGGCGCGACCTGCCCGTCGACCCCCGCCACTGCGGCCCGGTCGCCCGGCAGACCATGCCGTTCTTCGGCCAGCTGTTCCTCACCGGCCGCCCCGGCACCCCCACCGAGGGGCTCACCGGGATCGACCTGGAACGCCACGCCTACTGCCTGCGCAAGCGCGCCGAACACGAGACCGGCGTCTACTTCGCCAGCCTGTCCCCGCGCACCATCACCTACAAGGGCATGCTGACCACACCGCAGCTGGAGCCCTTCTTCCCCGACCTGTCCGACCACCGCTACGCCTCCGGCCTGGCGCTGGTGCACTCGCGCTTCTCCACCAACACCTTCCCGTCGTGGCCCCTGGCGCACCCCTTCCGCTACATCGCCCACAACGGCGAGATCAACACCGTCAAGGGCAACCGCAACTGGATGCGCGCCCGCGAAGCCACCCTCGCCAGCGACCTCATCCCCGGCGACCTGTCCCGGATCTTCCCCGTCGTCGACGCCTCCGACTCCGACACCGCGTCCTTCGACGCCGCACTGGAACTGCTGCACCTGGGCGGACGCCCACTGCCGCACGCGGTGCTCATGATGATCCCCGAGCCGTGGGAGAACCACACCGAGATGGACCCGGCGGTGCGGGCCTTCTACGAGTTCCACTCCATGCTCATGGAACCCTGGGACGGCCCCGCCTCCGTCACCTTCACCGACGGCACCCTCATCGGCGCGGTCCTGGACCGCAACGGACTGCGCCCCGGCCGCTACTGGGTCACCGACGACGGACTCGTCGTCATGGCCAGCGAGGTCGGCGTCCTCGACATCGCCCCCGAACGCGTCGTCCGCAAGGGCCGCCTGCAACCCGGCCGCATCTTCGTCGTCGACACCGCCCGGGGACGCATCCTCGAAGACGAGGAGGTCAAGGCCGAACTCGCCGCCGAACACCCCTACGCCGAATGGCTCGCCGACAACGTCGTCCGCCTGGCGGACCTGCCCGCGGCCGAACCCGCCCCCGTCGACGACATCGCCCACCACCAGCGGGTCTTCGGCTACACCGAAGAAGAGCTGCGCCTCCTGCTCACCCCCATGGCCCGCACCGGAGCCGAAGCCGTCGGCTCCATGGGCACCGACACCCCCGTCGCGGTGCTGTCCCAGCCGAGATCTGCGCCGAGGTGTCGCGGGCCATCGCCGACGGCGCGCACATCGTCGTCCTCAGCGACCGCGGAGCCGACGCCGACCGCGCCCCCATCCCGTCGCTGCTGCTCACCGGCGCCGTCCACCACCACCTGGTGCGGGAGAAGACCCGCACCGAGGTCGGCCTCGTCGTCGAGGCCGGAGACGTCCGCGAATGCCACCACGTCGCCCTGCTGCTGGGCTACGGCGCCTCCGCGGTCGCCCCCTACCTGGCCCTGGCCACCGTCCGCGACCTCGCCGAACGCGGCGTCATCAGCGGTATCGACCCCGACACCGCCGCCCGCAACACCGTCCGGGCGTTCGGCAAGGGCGTCCTGAAGATCATGTCCAAGATGGGCGTCTCCACGGTCAGCTCCTACACCGGCGCGCAGATCTTCGAAGCCCTCGGCCTCGGCCAGGAGGTCATCGACCGCGCCTTCACCGGCACCACCTCCCGCCTGGGCGGCGTCGGCTTCGACGTCCTCGCCGAAGAGGTGCGCCGCCGCCACGCCGCCGCCCACGCGCCCAACCCCGCCGACCACCGCCGCCTGCCCGTCGGCGGCGAGTACCAGTGGCGCCGCGAGGGCGAACCCCACCTGTTCAACCCCGAAACGGTCTTCAAACTCCAGCACTCCACCCGGACCCGGCGCTACGAGATCTTCAAGGAGTACACCTCCAGGGTCGACCGGCAGGCCGAGGACCTCATGACCCTGCGCGGCCTGTTCACGTTCCGGGAAGGCGTGCGCGAACCCGTGCCGATCGAAGAGGTCGAACCGGTCTCGTCGATCGTCCGGCGCTTCTCCACCGGAGCCATGTCCTACGGCTCCATCTCGGCGGAGGCCCACGAGACCCTCGCCATCGCCATGAACCGGCTCGGCGGCAAGTCCAACACCGGCGAGGGCGGCGAGGACCCCCGCCGCTTCACCCCCGACCCCGACGGGGACCTGCGCCGCAGCGCCATCAAGCAGGTCGCCTCCGGCCGCTTCGGCGTCACCTCCCTGTACCTGACCAACGCCGACGACATCCAGATCAAGATGGCCCAGGGAGCCAAGCCCGGCGAGGGCGGCCAACTCCCCGGCCACAAGGTCTACCCGTGGGTCGCCGACACCCGGCACTCCACGCCCGGCGTCGGCCTGATCTCCCCGCCGCCCCACCACGACATCTACTCCATCGAGGACCTCGCCCAGCTCATCCACGACCTGAAGAACGCCAACCCGGCGGCGCGCATCCACGTCAAACTGGTCTCCGAAGCCGGAGTGGGCACCGTGGCCGCGGGCGTGGCCAAGGCCCACGCCGACGTGGTCCTCATCTCCGGACACGACGGCGGAACCGGAGCCTCCCCGCTCACCTCCATCAAGCACGCGGGCACCCCCTGGGAGCTCGGCCTGGCCGAGACCCAGCAGACCCTGCTGCGCAACGGACTGCGCGACCGCATCGTCGTGCAGGTCGACGGCCAGCTCAAAACCGGCCGCGACGTCGTCGTCGCCGCCCTCCTGGGCGCCGAGGAGTTCGGCTTCGCGACCGCACCGCTCGTGGTGTCCGGCTGCGTCATGATGCGCGTGTGCCACCTGGACACCTGCCCGGTGGGCGTGGCCACCCAGAACCCCGAACTGCGCAAGCGCTTCCGCGGCAAGCCCGAGTTCGTCGTGAACTTCTTCGAGTTCATCGCCGAGGAGGTCCGCGAGCACCTGGCCGCCCTCGGCTTCCGCAGCCTCGACGAGGCCGTCGGCGCCGTCGAGATGCTCGACACCCGCGACGCCGTCGACCACTGGAAGGCCTCCGGACTCGACCTGACCCCGATCCTGCACCGGGAGCAGCCCTGGGCGGGCGACCACCGTCGCCGGGTCCGCGCCCAGGACCACGGCCTGGACAAGGCCCTCGACCACACCCTCATCCAGCTGTCGGAGGGAGCCCTGGAGTACGGCACCCCCCTCAAGCTGGACCTGCCGGTCCGCAACGTCAACCGCACCGTCGGCACCATGCTCGGCCACGAGGTCACCAAGCGCTACGGCGCCGCGGGCCTGCCCGACGACACCATCGACATCACCTTCACCGGCTCGGCCGGACAGTCCTTCGGCGCGTTCGTGCCCCGCGGCGTCACCCTGCGCCTCATCGGCGACGCCAACGACTACGTCGGCAAGGGCCTGTCCGGCGGCCGCATCACCGTCCGCCCCGCCGACGGCGCCCG
This window encodes:
- a CDS encoding bis-aminopropyl spermidine synthase family protein; the protein is MSDDTAAPHALLAGQGVHAVRGHLVLGALADGRWWTTRDLVRATAVAHRVVAETLAAVEAELDRDGDRVRLRDPARYASLAARPGLADPVGHLVDAHPEAEAELRRLVAEAPAPRADLDHVSATARTALRRALFLTTRFTTHRARLLCVGDHDLTSLALTLVDPDAEATVVDIDERMLDYIDTAAARLGRKVRCYFADLRFGLPPAVRGSADLVFTDPPYTPEGVELFVRRGLEGSADPRTTRVLLAYGASETTPALAARVQRRLTRLHLAIEALWPDFNRYLGAEAIGAASDLYVLRATARTPLGRAEETTARIYSQGAHARESAATLTAETARRVWADTPPEACVGDWPGTLPAEVRRVPLDTWLSTPAPARSAAVNLTGGAEALTERVILASPASDLRVVVDSHAPQVRDAAGQEALRRVVGSRRPLRFLRGLPDARHTVIQVGAAARPPDETADPAAWLAHRLRHRAHGSVASVLRESLVQLAARTGRPVNKKWARTHVAAALPWLAGHTLLDLPLHRFAALDDALRRLAAALPPPTGDTGPGAHQPGPPRSHRPPGR